A section of the Chloroflexota bacterium genome encodes:
- the cooS gene encoding anaerobic carbon-monoxide dehydrogenase catalytic subunit, translated as MEVEKRTKDPVAQTILKIAEEKGLSTAFQRAEEVKPCPIGSEGLCCKLCGMGPCRLVGKTEVGVCGATRATVAARNFARMVAAGAAAHSDHGRDLAFTLIAVAKGEAQGYRIRDVRKLYEVAKLMGVPTQGREVNDITLEVGEKALAEFGRQEGELLYVQRAPRKRQQIWQDLKIYPRGVDREIVEIMHRTHTGVDMDAENILNQAMRCALADGWGGSMLATDLSDILFGTPSPLLADINLSVLKEDEVNVVIHGHEPTLSEMIVAAAGDPELIEYAKSKGAKGINLAGICCTANEVLMRHGIPPAGNYLHQELAIITGAVDAMVVDVQCIMQGLARLAEEFHTVLITTSPKAKIPGATHIEFDEHHAYDIAKEIIRMGIDNFPNRGATMIPDSEMGNHLVAGFSHEYIGYMQGGLYRGSFRPLNDAIAQGRIRGVAGVVGCNNARVCQDEGITSIIDRFIAQDVLVVVTGCAGHGAGKYGYLTPERMAKAGKGLREVCEAIGVPPVLHMGSCVDNSRILTVLSQMATEGGLGEDIADLPAVGICPEWMSEKAISIGVYCVASGAYVLFGVHSPVAGCEEVTKLISEGWETKVGGKLEFEPDIDKIVEKALAHIDKKREALGLEKYNPERYGQSGDWRMEAVEAAIARGEEVNLRSFKELVKA; from the coding sequence ATGGAAGTCGAAAAAAGAACGAAAGACCCCGTAGCACAGACGATCCTCAAGATCGCTGAAGAAAAGGGGTTGAGCACTGCCTTCCAACGCGCTGAAGAGGTTAAACCCTGTCCTATTGGCTCGGAGGGTTTGTGCTGCAAACTCTGCGGCATGGGTCCTTGCCGCCTGGTTGGGAAGACCGAGGTGGGTGTTTGTGGTGCGACCCGGGCCACAGTAGCAGCGCGGAACTTCGCTCGTATGGTGGCGGCCGGTGCAGCCGCTCACTCCGACCACGGCCGCGACCTGGCCTTTACCCTCATCGCTGTGGCCAAGGGTGAGGCCCAAGGTTACCGCATCCGCGATGTACGCAAGTTGTATGAAGTGGCGAAACTGATGGGTGTTCCTACCCAGGGCCGGGAGGTGAACGATATCACTCTGGAAGTGGGCGAGAAAGCACTTGCCGAGTTCGGTCGCCAAGAGGGCGAGTTACTATACGTTCAGCGTGCGCCAAGGAAACGCCAGCAGATCTGGCAGGACCTGAAAATTTACCCCCGCGGCGTGGATCGCGAGATCGTGGAAATTATGCATCGCACCCACACTGGCGTAGATATGGATGCCGAGAACATTCTTAACCAGGCCATGCGTTGTGCCCTTGCGGACGGTTGGGGCGGCTCGATGCTTGCCACGGATCTAAGTGACATCCTCTTCGGCACGCCCAGCCCACTACTGGCCGACATCAACTTAAGTGTACTCAAGGAGGACGAAGTCAACGTCGTCATCCATGGTCACGAACCCACTCTCTCTGAGATGATCGTTGCCGCAGCGGGCGATCCCGAACTGATTGAGTATGCCAAGAGCAAAGGTGCAAAGGGCATCAACTTGGCCGGTATCTGCTGCACGGCGAACGAGGTGTTGATGCGCCACGGTATCCCTCCGGCAGGTAACTACCTGCACCAGGAATTGGCTATCATCACGGGCGCTGTGGATGCAATGGTGGTAGACGTGCAGTGCATCATGCAAGGGTTAGCAAGATTAGCTGAAGAATTCCACACTGTGCTCATTACCACCTCGCCCAAAGCCAAGATCCCAGGCGCAACCCACATCGAATTCGATGAGCACCACGCCTACGACATAGCCAAGGAAATCATCCGCATGGGCATAGACAATTTCCCGAATCGTGGGGCTACCATGATCCCAGACTCGGAGATGGGCAACCATTTGGTGGCTGGTTTTTCACACGAGTACATTGGTTATATGCAAGGTGGCCTCTACCGAGGCTCTTTCCGCCCACTGAATGATGCTATCGCCCAGGGCCGCATCCGTGGTGTGGCAGGGGTAGTGGGTTGCAACAACGCGCGAGTGTGTCAAGACGAGGGCATCACCTCTATCATCGACCGGTTCATCGCCCAAGATGTGTTAGTTGTGGTAACCGGCTGTGCTGGACACGGGGCAGGCAAGTATGGATATCTGACCCCCGAAAGAATGGCCAAAGCCGGCAAGGGTTTGCGAGAAGTGTGCGAAGCCATCGGCGTGCCGCCAGTATTACACATGGGTTCCTGTGTAGATAACTCCCGCATCTTGACGGTGTTGAGCCAGATGGCCACAGAGGGCGGACTGGGCGAGGATATCGCCGATCTCCCCGCTGTTGGTATTTGTCCCGAGTGGATGTCGGAGAAAGCGATCTCCATCGGCGTCTACTGTGTCGCCTCCGGTGCCTATGTGCTGTTCGGCGTCCATTCTCCGGTTGCAGGTTGCGAGGAGGTCACCAAACTGATTTCTGAGGGTTGGGAGACGAAGGTTGGTGGCAAATTAGAATTTGAGCCCGATATCGACAAGATTGTGGAGAAGGCACTGGCTCACATTGACAAGAAGCGCGAGGCATTAGGCTTAGAGAAATACAACCCCGAGCGCTATGGTCAGAGCGGCGACTGGCGCATGGAAGCGGTAGAGGCCGCCATCGCACGCGGAGAAGAGGTGAATCTGCGCAGCTTCAAGGAACTGGTAAAGGCTTGA
- the cdhC gene encoding CO dehydrogenase/CO-methylating acetyl-CoA synthase complex subunit beta → MSRYIATRAIRGANLIVKEAEQMLQAALAEYGPDQPVAFTNTAYYLPVILGFTGIEVAKLGDMVPVLEHAKRLLHPVPHGSLWLPYLGETLDCGVATLLAEEMIEGIRFVRGEEPQKITWGGSYVPSTSFTSPDGTPAVGDRLNGPIDDIQLRAWGIQLVDGRMPGFAAIVGCAKSNEVAVQIVRELQKRNILVFLCGNVNGRSIIHQLMEEGVEMGYDTYIIPFGTDTIAAIYPLGFATRSALTFGGLKGGQAREILLYNKFRVFAFVLALGEVDDLKYATAAGAITYGFPVIADTVIPEILPTGITRYEHVISMPFDDIEAEDDLERAKKLVQRCIEVRGVKVKVTEIPIPVPYGSAFEGERVRKADMRVEFGGKYSRCFEYLHMADFDKVEDGKITVVGPGFDHVEPEGAMDMGIVVEVAGRKMQKDFEPVLERQIHYFINGASGIQHIGQRDIAWIRISKAAAEKGFRLEHFGEILVARFKADFGAIVDKVQVTIYTDPKKIEEWLAVAREAYNYRNQRLADMVDESVEEFYSCTLCQSFAPNHVCVVSPERLGLCGAYNWLDCKASHQINPTGPNQPIQKGQCLDPVYGVFAGVNDFVYQNSHQSVQQVSMYSIMRDPMTACGCFECIAMVIPEANGIMVVSREDPSMTPAGMTFSTLAGMAGGGLQTPGVMGHGKYYLLSKKFISADGGFKRVVWMSSFLKETMAEELKAVAEREGDPDLLEKIADERVATTVEELLPFLEEKGHPALTMEPLF, encoded by the coding sequence ATGTCCCGATACATCGCTACACGTGCCATTCGGGGTGCGAATCTGATCGTCAAGGAAGCCGAACAAATGCTTCAGGCCGCTTTGGCGGAGTACGGCCCTGATCAGCCGGTGGCTTTTACCAACACGGCATACTACCTCCCGGTCATCTTGGGTTTCACCGGCATCGAAGTCGCTAAACTGGGTGATATGGTGCCCGTGTTGGAGCATGCGAAACGATTACTGCATCCGGTTCCACATGGGAGTCTATGGCTACCATATCTGGGCGAAACCTTAGACTGTGGCGTCGCAACTTTGCTGGCCGAGGAGATGATAGAGGGCATCCGCTTCGTGCGCGGCGAGGAACCGCAAAAGATCACCTGGGGTGGAAGTTACGTGCCCAGCACGAGTTTCACTTCGCCCGATGGCACACCCGCTGTGGGCGACCGGCTAAATGGCCCCATTGATGACATCCAGCTTCGCGCCTGGGGTATCCAATTGGTAGACGGGCGCATGCCAGGGTTCGCTGCCATTGTTGGTTGTGCCAAGAGCAACGAGGTGGCAGTACAAATCGTCCGTGAACTCCAGAAGCGCAACATCTTGGTTTTTTTGTGCGGCAATGTAAACGGGCGCAGCATCATCCATCAGTTGATGGAAGAGGGCGTGGAGATGGGCTATGACACCTACATCATACCCTTCGGTACGGATACCATTGCTGCTATCTATCCACTGGGGTTTGCCACCCGCAGCGCACTTACCTTCGGCGGCTTGAAAGGCGGCCAAGCGCGCGAGATCTTGCTATATAACAAATTCCGCGTGTTCGCTTTTGTGCTGGCCTTGGGTGAAGTAGATGATCTGAAATATGCGACTGCTGCTGGGGCCATTACCTATGGCTTCCCAGTGATCGCCGACACCGTGATCCCCGAAATCCTGCCCACGGGCATCACACGCTATGAACACGTCATCTCCATGCCCTTCGATGACATTGAGGCAGAGGACGATCTCGAACGAGCCAAGAAACTGGTGCAACGTTGCATCGAAGTGCGCGGGGTGAAAGTAAAGGTCACAGAGATCCCCATTCCCGTACCTTACGGGAGTGCTTTCGAAGGCGAGCGCGTGCGCAAGGCCGATATGCGTGTCGAGTTCGGGGGTAAGTATTCGCGCTGCTTCGAGTACCTACACATGGCCGACTTCGACAAAGTAGAAGATGGCAAAATCACCGTGGTGGGACCTGGTTTCGATCACGTTGAGCCCGAGGGCGCAATGGACATGGGTATCGTGGTCGAAGTGGCTGGGCGTAAGATGCAGAAAGATTTCGAACCCGTGCTGGAGCGCCAAATCCACTATTTCATCAACGGTGCATCCGGCATCCAGCACATCGGCCAGCGCGACATCGCCTGGATTCGTATAAGCAAGGCAGCAGCCGAGAAGGGCTTCCGATTGGAGCACTTCGGCGAGATACTGGTCGCTCGGTTTAAGGCGGACTTCGGGGCCATTGTAGATAAGGTGCAGGTAACCATTTACACTGACCCAAAGAAGATAGAAGAATGGCTTGCGGTAGCCAGGGAGGCTTATAACTACCGCAACCAGCGTCTGGCCGATATGGTGGATGAGTCAGTGGAGGAGTTCTACAGTTGTACACTATGTCAGAGTTTCGCCCCCAACCACGTGTGCGTTGTCTCGCCGGAGCGGTTAGGACTGTGCGGTGCCTACAACTGGCTGGACTGCAAAGCCTCACATCAGATCAACCCCACTGGTCCTAACCAGCCAATTCAGAAAGGTCAGTGTCTGGACCCGGTATATGGCGTGTTCGCCGGCGTCAACGATTTCGTGTACCAGAACTCGCACCAATCTGTGCAGCAGGTTTCCATGTACTCCATCATGCGCGACCCGATGACGGCCTGCGGCTGCTTCGAGTGCATTGCCATGGTCATCCCAGAAGCCAACGGCATCATGGTGGTCTCCCGCGAAGACCCCAGTATGACTCCGGCAGGTATGACCTTCTCCACTCTCGCTGGCATGGCTGGCGGCGGCTTGCAGACCCCGGGTGTGATGGGTCATGGCAAATACTACCTGTTAAGCAAGAAATTCATCTCGGCAGATGGGGGCTTCAAGCGGGTGGTCTGGATGTCATCTTTCCTAAAAGAGACCATGGCCGAGGAACTAAAGGCTGTGGCCGAGCGCGAAGGTGACCCAGACCTACTGGAGAAGATCGCGGACGAGCGAGTTGCCACCACGGTGGAGGAACTGCTACCCTTCCTGGAGGAAAAGGGTCATCCTGCGCTGACTATGGAACCCCTGTTTTGA
- a CDS encoding CBS domain-containing protein, giving the protein MANKHVRDIMHKGVIECRPDTVLKEVVRIMADTGVHAIVVEKPGGEIDGIISHMDLLKVYGQNLLNYKACDIMTKSVIEISPDATIEEAIRIMLERRIHRLVITEPSPGGRRAVGILSTTDIIRDMREQPWFW; this is encoded by the coding sequence ATGGCCAACAAACATGTACGAGACATTATGCATAAGGGCGTCATCGAGTGCAGGCCCGATACCGTGCTCAAAGAAGTCGTTCGTATTATGGCCGACACGGGTGTGCACGCCATCGTGGTTGAGAAGCCTGGTGGTGAAATTGACGGTATCATCTCTCACATGGATTTGCTGAAGGTATACGGTCAAAATCTGTTGAACTATAAAGCCTGCGATATCATGACCAAGAGCGTCATTGAAATCTCCCCCGATGCGACTATCGAGGAAGCAATAAGAATAATGCTGGAGAGAAGAATTCACCGCCTAGTGATTACGGAACCCAGTCCCGGCGGTAGGCGGGCGGTGGGCATTCTCTCCACAACGGATATCATTCGAGATATGCGCGAGCAACCCTGGTTCTGGTAG
- a CDS encoding acetyl-CoA decarbonylase/synthase complex subunit delta, whose protein sequence is MPVTVEIPKEKWTGAVREVKLGATSAEGGTRARTVTVGGETTLPFLHYEGQMPHPPVVAVEVQDRYPADWSKQLLDAWGEVLNDPAAWAKKAEEIGADLIALKLQSAHPDGANTGAKEAVATVKAVLATTGLPLIVYGPGQAEKDNEVLVAAAEAAKGERIALGNCEDKNYRTIVAAALAHDQLVIAKTPIDVNLAKQLNILISDMRLDLSRVLMDPTTGALGYGLEYTYSVMERLRIAALTGDSMTQQPMICTVGEEAWRTKESKVNQGVPAAWGDWTRRSINWEVITAATLIQAGADIVVLRHPESVALIKKTIADLMAH, encoded by the coding sequence ATGCCAGTTACGGTTGAAATCCCAAAAGAGAAATGGACTGGCGCGGTGCGGGAGGTCAAATTGGGCGCCACGTCAGCCGAAGGAGGTACACGAGCCCGGACTGTGACCGTGGGAGGCGAGACGACCTTACCCTTCCTGCATTACGAGGGTCAAATGCCCCACCCGCCCGTTGTGGCAGTGGAAGTGCAGGACCGTTATCCCGCCGATTGGTCGAAGCAGTTGCTCGATGCCTGGGGCGAGGTGCTCAACGATCCCGCTGCTTGGGCTAAAAAGGCGGAGGAAATCGGTGCGGATCTCATTGCCCTCAAACTCCAAAGCGCTCATCCTGACGGTGCGAACACTGGCGCAAAAGAAGCAGTGGCTACAGTGAAAGCTGTGCTCGCGACCACCGGTTTGCCCCTTATCGTGTATGGCCCTGGTCAGGCAGAGAAAGACAACGAAGTGCTGGTGGCTGCTGCCGAAGCAGCCAAAGGCGAGCGCATCGCTTTGGGTAATTGTGAGGACAAAAACTACCGCACTATCGTCGCTGCTGCTCTCGCCCACGATCAATTAGTCATTGCCAAAACACCCATAGACGTGAATCTGGCGAAACAACTCAATATTCTCATTAGTGATATGCGCCTGGACCTTTCGCGTGTGCTAATGGACCCTACCACTGGCGCACTGGGTTATGGCTTGGAGTACACGTATTCAGTGATGGAGCGGCTGCGCATAGCAGCGCTGACGGGGGATAGCATGACCCAGCAGCCGATGATCTGTACGGTGGGCGAGGAAGCCTGGCGCACGAAGGAAAGCAAAGTCAATCAGGGTGTGCCTGCAGCCTGGGGTGATTGGACTCGTCGCAGCATCAACTGGGAGGTTATAACAGCCGCTACACTTATCCAGGCTGGCGCCGACATCGTGGTGTTGCGTCATCCTGAAAGCGTCGCGTTGATCAAGAAGACCATCGCTGACTTGATGGCCCATTAA
- a CDS encoding acetyl-CoA decarbonylase/synthase complex subunit gamma, whose product MGLSGLEIYKLLPKTNCKECGQPTCLAFAMKLAAKQAELSACPYVSEESKAALAAASAPPIRLITLGSDNFKIEVGNETVMFRHEKTFYHEPALMVRLKDTLPLSEFEAHVKSIAGYQVERVGIQLAVNGLAIENASGDAGVFGNYVAAARAITPKPFVLIAKSKAAMEAGLKASGTGNSLLYAADESNWQDMAALAKQYSAPVAVRADKGDLAALANLAEQVKSAGVEDIVLDPGARGLGDGLAALTHLRRLALKKNFRALGYPIITFPGEGANSETEEAILAAEHIAKYAGFIVLDHFDPASIYPLLTLRQNIYTDPQKPIQVSPGLYEIGEPKPESPLLVTTNFSLTYFTVSGEVEGSGVPSWLLVADSEGMSVLTGWAAGKFDAEKIAKSVKQFGADQKTKHKKIVIPGAVAAISGELEEELPGWEVLVGPREAIDIPAYLKNWN is encoded by the coding sequence ATGGGACTTAGTGGTCTTGAAATCTACAAACTATTGCCTAAGACGAACTGCAAAGAGTGCGGCCAGCCGACTTGCTTAGCCTTTGCTATGAAGTTGGCTGCTAAACAAGCAGAGTTATCTGCCTGTCCATACGTCTCAGAGGAGTCTAAGGCCGCCTTGGCGGCCGCATCTGCGCCACCCATCCGCCTCATCACCCTTGGATCCGACAATTTCAAAATCGAGGTCGGTAACGAGACGGTAATGTTCCGCCACGAGAAGACCTTTTACCACGAACCTGCCTTGATGGTTCGCCTGAAGGATACGCTTCCCCTCAGTGAATTTGAGGCCCATGTGAAATCCATCGCGGGATATCAGGTGGAGCGCGTGGGCATCCAGTTGGCGGTGAATGGTCTTGCCATCGAGAATGCCTCGGGCGACGCGGGCGTGTTTGGCAATTACGTCGCGGCAGCCCGTGCGATTACGCCCAAGCCTTTCGTCTTGATAGCCAAGAGCAAAGCAGCAATGGAGGCGGGATTGAAAGCCAGTGGCACCGGAAACTCACTCCTTTACGCTGCAGACGAGTCTAACTGGCAGGATATGGCCGCGTTGGCCAAGCAGTACAGCGCCCCAGTCGCCGTCCGCGCAGATAAAGGGGATCTCGCTGCCCTGGCAAACTTGGCCGAGCAGGTGAAGAGCGCGGGAGTGGAAGATATTGTCTTGGATCCGGGCGCACGTGGTTTGGGTGATGGATTGGCAGCCTTGACTCATTTGCGCCGGCTCGCGCTCAAGAAGAATTTCCGTGCTCTGGGCTATCCGATCATCACATTCCCGGGCGAAGGAGCTAACTCTGAGACTGAGGAGGCCATCCTGGCCGCCGAGCACATTGCCAAGTATGCTGGGTTCATCGTGCTCGACCATTTCGATCCGGCTAGCATTTACCCGCTGCTCACCTTGCGACAGAACATTTACACCGACCCGCAGAAGCCCATCCAGGTAAGCCCCGGGCTTTACGAGATCGGTGAACCTAAGCCGGAGTCACCGCTCCTCGTCACCACAAACTTCTCCCTTACCTACTTCACTGTATCGGGCGAGGTGGAAGGCAGCGGTGTTCCCAGTTGGCTGCTTGTTGCCGATTCTGAAGGGATGTCGGTGCTAACTGGATGGGCTGCCGGCAAATTTGATGCGGAGAAAATCGCGAAGAGCGTCAAACAGTTCGGCGCAGACCAGAAAACAAAGCACAAGAAGATTGTTATCCCCGGTGCAGTAGCAGCAATTTCTGGTGAGTTGGAGGAAGAACTGCCTGGGTGGGAGGTCCTGGTTGGCCCCCGCGAGGCTATTGACATACCAGCCTATCTGAAAAACTGGAACTAG
- a CDS encoding alpha/beta hydrolase — translation MLNFVSSYLALSYLTFATLVTLGALQFAATHQELRGLSLFDYSGRKTTGYVLGVTLAVIGYAWFFLTRREIFSPGPAGAELMVLFGAASFVSLLVSLVAASVRRPHSPAVSAKVLGSTLEVQPVRHAQVSGLLVLPPYGDGSVPAICAVPGPGMAAETLSLIAARLAEEGIATFAIDLAEKTLGYPEILALFPSALSYLTSHPGIDPDRLGALGFDLGGDVAIRAASGDRQIAAVAALAPLWEDAATRTGLGMLREMSYWQALQYSRQHGRAAVLGQLDSVGSLPALVPRPVLFLYGERDGVVSLNHARALATSAGERGTLRVIREAGHLDLLTQGATAFAVAQWFKENL, via the coding sequence TTGCTGAACTTTGTTTCCTCTTATTTGGCTCTGAGCTATCTGACTTTCGCCACTTTGGTTACCCTAGGGGCACTGCAATTCGCTGCCACACACCAGGAGTTGCGGGGTCTGTCGCTATTCGATTATTCGGGGCGCAAGACCACGGGATATGTGCTGGGTGTGACTTTGGCGGTCATAGGTTATGCCTGGTTTTTTCTCACCCGCCGCGAGATCTTCTCCCCGGGGCCGGCTGGTGCCGAGCTAATGGTGTTGTTCGGTGCAGCATCGTTTGTTTCTCTTTTGGTCTCACTGGTGGCAGCCTCTGTTCGGAGGCCGCACTCTCCTGCAGTGTCGGCTAAGGTTCTGGGGAGCACGTTGGAGGTGCAACCAGTTCGCCACGCCCAGGTATCAGGGCTACTGGTCTTGCCCCCATACGGCGATGGATCAGTGCCTGCGATATGCGCTGTACCGGGACCGGGGATGGCGGCAGAGACCCTTTCCTTGATAGCCGCGCGGTTGGCAGAGGAGGGCATCGCTACTTTCGCCATTGACTTGGCGGAGAAGACACTTGGCTACCCAGAGATTCTGGCGCTGTTTCCGTCGGCTCTGAGTTACTTGACCAGTCATCCGGGTATTGATCCCGATCGGCTCGGCGCATTGGGTTTTGATCTGGGTGGTGATGTGGCGATCCGTGCCGCCAGCGGTGACAGGCAGATTGCTGCAGTCGCGGCATTGGCTCCGCTATGGGAGGATGCCGCTACTCGGACGGGGTTGGGGATGTTGCGAGAAATGAGCTACTGGCAGGCATTGCAGTATAGCAGGCAGCATGGAAGAGCGGCTGTTCTCGGGCAACTTGACTCCGTGGGAAGCCTGCCCGCATTGGTTCCACGGCCAGTGCTCTTTCTCTATGGAGAGCGGGATGGCGTAGTGTCATTGAACCACGCCCGTGCTTTGGCAACGAGTGCTGGGGAGAGAGGCACGCTCAGAGTCATACGAGAGGCAGGGCATCTGGATTTGTTGACCCAAGGCGCGACTGCATTCGCCGTGGCGCAGTGGTTCAAGGAGAACCTGTGA
- a CDS encoding phosphatase PAP2 family protein yields the protein MGLDWRLFTLINGLAGRYPLLDAIARLFVNDYAVPTALSAIVLALWFVGRSPQERGRNQRALFYALFALVLANVVVKACNLVFFRPRPFSFHEVNLLFYHPSDSSMPSNPAATGFALAGGVWLRNRRAAALMFILATMWAIARVYCGVHYPSDVVVGALVGLAAAQLIGRVSHQIEPVLTHLIDFGQRLYLA from the coding sequence ATGGGCCTGGATTGGCGACTGTTTACCTTGATCAACGGGCTAGCGGGTCGGTATCCGCTGTTAGATGCTATCGCACGCCTTTTTGTGAACGATTACGCTGTACCGACAGCGCTGTCGGCTATTGTGCTCGCTTTATGGTTTGTTGGGCGGTCTCCTCAGGAACGAGGGCGTAATCAGCGTGCTCTATTCTACGCTCTCTTTGCTCTTGTTCTCGCCAACGTGGTTGTGAAAGCCTGCAACTTAGTCTTCTTCCGTCCGCGGCCATTCAGTTTCCATGAGGTAAACCTGCTTTTCTACCATCCCTCCGACTCGTCGATGCCCAGTAACCCAGCGGCCACAGGCTTTGCTTTGGCAGGGGGTGTCTGGCTACGTAATAGACGTGCGGCTGCGCTGATGTTCATTTTGGCCACGATGTGGGCTATTGCTCGCGTCTACTGCGGGGTGCATTACCCATCTGATGTAGTAGTAGGAGCACTGGTAGGATTGGCCGCCGCCCAATTAATAGGGCGTGTCAGCCACCAGATCGAGCCCGTCTTGACGCACTTAATAGACTTTGGGCAGAGGCTGTATTTGGCGTAG
- a CDS encoding DUF4445 domain-containing protein: protein MKVPAGSLIVDAAQEAGIELNLPCGGQGRCGRCKVVVESGTVRRRSINRISRSELQQGYALACQTIIESDIEVFIPPQEVVFRRAPSEKQVDRLVQLPFECDWQSRPWVRKYFLKIEPPSLQDNTTDFDRLKRELARQHGVSDLVASLPMMRRLARVLRQANWEVTAVLEMGTWADDDATPRLIDLRPGDQTARSLAIAVDIGTTSNVIYLVDLKMGQHLDSAIQYNKQISCGEDIISRIIYAKQPGGLEHLQRLVVTTLNELIDELAARNDFNPHEINFATVAGNTTMIHLFLALDPAYIRLEPYIPTFTHPPLVRAAELGLNINPEATVDCLPGVGAYVGGDITAGVLSSGMFRTDKLTLFIDVGTNGEIVLGNADWLLACACSAGPAFEGAGVYCGMRATDGAIEEVWINRETAEPTIRTIGDKPPLGICGSGMISLLGEMFITGVVDKSGHLNRQLNTPRIRVGEHGPEYVLVWAKESGTGEDIYITEVDISNLLRAKAAIYAGFSVLTQSVGISLADVEEVIIGGAFGKYIDIEKAVQIGLMPDMPWERFKYLGNTSAWGAFTALLCRDMRHQVVEIARKMTYLELSADNRFYEEFTSALFLPHTDATSFPSVMRVLEGKI from the coding sequence GTGAAAGTTCCTGCAGGATCGCTGATTGTGGACGCTGCCCAAGAGGCAGGTATTGAATTGAATCTACCTTGCGGTGGGCAGGGGCGCTGTGGGCGATGCAAGGTCGTGGTAGAAAGCGGCACTGTGCGGCGGCGCTCGATCAATCGCATCTCGCGCAGTGAACTCCAGCAAGGCTATGCCCTGGCTTGCCAGACAATCATCGAAAGCGACATTGAGGTCTTCATTCCGCCGCAAGAGGTCGTATTCCGCCGTGCTCCAAGCGAGAAGCAAGTTGATCGGCTGGTACAACTGCCCTTTGAGTGCGATTGGCAGAGCCGGCCTTGGGTACGCAAATACTTTCTCAAAATCGAACCGCCGAGTCTGCAGGATAATACCACCGACTTCGATCGGTTGAAACGCGAATTGGCGCGGCAGCATGGAGTCTCGGATCTAGTGGCATCATTGCCCATGATGCGCCGCCTGGCCCGGGTGTTGCGTCAAGCCAACTGGGAAGTAACCGCTGTCCTGGAGATGGGGACCTGGGCTGACGATGATGCCACGCCTCGGCTGATTGACCTGCGCCCTGGTGATCAGACGGCACGCTCGCTGGCCATCGCTGTGGATATTGGCACGACGAGCAATGTGATCTATCTTGTGGATTTGAAGATGGGCCAGCATTTGGATAGTGCTATCCAATATAACAAGCAGATTTCCTGCGGTGAGGACATCATATCCCGCATCATCTATGCCAAGCAACCGGGTGGGCTAGAGCATTTGCAAAGGCTGGTGGTAACTACCCTCAACGAACTGATCGATGAGTTGGCTGCCCGCAATGACTTCAACCCGCATGAAATCAACTTCGCAACCGTCGCTGGCAATACAACTATGATTCACCTCTTTTTGGCGCTCGATCCAGCCTATATACGCCTGGAGCCCTACATCCCGACTTTCACCCATCCACCGCTCGTGCGTGCCGCTGAATTGGGCTTGAACATAAACCCAGAGGCTACGGTGGACTGTCTGCCGGGCGTAGGTGCTTATGTAGGCGGGGACATTACGGCAGGGGTGCTCAGTTCCGGCATGTTTCGGACCGATAAACTAACCTTATTCATTGACGTGGGGACGAATGGCGAGATTGTATTGGGCAACGCGGACTGGTTGCTCGCCTGCGCTTGCTCTGCGGGGCCGGCTTTCGAAGGTGCGGGCGTGTATTGTGGCATGCGTGCTACCGATGGGGCTATCGAGGAGGTGTGGATTAACCGCGAGACTGCCGAGCCCACCATTCGCACTATTGGAGATAAGCCGCCGCTAGGTATCTGCGGTTCGGGCATGATTTCGTTGCTGGGTGAAATGTTTATCACAGGGGTAGTGGACAAAAGCGGCCACCTGAATCGGCAATTGAACACGCCACGCATTCGGGTCGGTGAACATGGCCCAGAATATGTATTGGTTTGGGCCAAAGAGTCGGGTACCGGAGAGGACATTTACATTACTGAGGTGGACATCTCCAACCTCCTGCGGGCTAAAGCCGCGATTTACGCGGGTTTTTCAGTGCTCACTCAAAGTGTGGGCATCAGTTTGGCCGATGTCGAGGAGGTCATCATTGGAGGCGCCTTCGGCAAGTATATTGACATCGAGAAGGCCGTTCAGATTGGGCTCATGCCTGACATGCCCTGGGAGAGGTTCAAGTATCTGGGCAATACCTCGGCTTGGGGTGCTTTCACGGCGCTCCTTTGCCGAGATATGCGCCATCAGGTCGTGGAAATTGCCAGGAAGATGACCTATCTGGAGCTAAGTGCTGATAACCGCTTCTACGAAGAATTTACCTCGGCATTGTTCTTACCCCATACAGATGCGACAAGTTTTCCATCGGTAATGCGCGTGTTAGAGGGAAAGATATGA